In a single window of the Nicotiana tomentosiformis chromosome 8, ASM39032v3, whole genome shotgun sequence genome:
- the LOC104090176 gene encoding malate dehydrogenase, mitochondrial yields MTLSMLRSVVRRTSTSGASRLTRRQFASESAPERKVAILGAAGGIGQPLSLLMKLNPLVSSLSLYDIAGTPGVAADVSHINTRSQVAGFAGEDQLGQALEGSDVVIIPAGVPRKPGMTRDDLFNINAGIVKSLCTAIAKYCPNALVNMISNPVNSTVPIAAEVFKKAGTYDEKRLFGVTTLDVVRAKTFYAGKAKVNVSDVIVPVVGGHAGITILPLLSQATPKANLSDEEIVALTKRTQDGGTEVVEAKAGKGSATLSMAYAGAIFADACLKGLNGVPDVVECSFVQSNVTELPFFASKVRLGKNGVEEVLGLGPLSDYEKKGLEALLPELKSSIEKGIKFANSN; encoded by the exons ATGACTTTATCCATGTTGAGATCTGTCGTCCGGAGGACCTCAACTTCAGGCGCGTCTCGCCTCACGCGCCGCCAATTCGCATCGGAATCCGCACCGGAGAGGAAAGTCGCAATTTTGGGAGCAGCAGGAGGAATCGGGCAGCCTCTTTCACTTCTGATGAAGCTTAACCCTTTAGTATCCAGCCTTTCACTATACGATATAGCCGGCACTCCTGGTGTTGCCGCTGATGTTAGCCACATCAATACCAGATCTCAG GTTGCTGGGTTTGCAGGAGAAGACCAGCTAGGGCAGGCTCTGGAAGGATCTGACGTGGTCATCATTCCTGCTGGTGTGCCCCGCAAACCGGGTATGACCCGTGATGATCTGTTCAACATTAACGCTGGCATTGTTAAATCACTATGCACAGCTATCGCAAAGTATTGCCCTAAT GCCCTTGTCAATATGATCAGCAACCCTGTGAACTCCACTGTGCCAATTGCGGCTGAGGTGTTCAAGAAGGCCGGGACCTATGATGAAAAGAGGCTCTTTGGAGTCACCACGCTTGATGTGGTTAGGGCAAAGACTTTCTATGCTGGAAAAGCTAAAGTCAATGTCTCCG ATGTCATTGTCCCCGTGGTTGGCGGTCATGCTGGCATAACCATCCTCCCGCTGTTGTCCCAA GCCACTCCAAAGGCAAATTTGTCAGATGAAGAAATCGTTGCACTCACCAAGCGAACCCAGGACGGTGGCACAGAAGTTGTTGAGGCCAAAGCTGGAAAGGGTTCAGCCACACTCTCAATGGC CTATGCTGGGGCTATTTTTGCTGATGCTTGCTTAAAGGGCCTGAATGGGGTTCCAGATGTTGTTGAGTGTTCGTTTGTGCAGTCAAATGTCACAGAGCTACCTTTCTTTGCATCCAAG GTGAGACTTGGGAAGAACGGCGTGGAGGAAGTCCTAGGGTTGGGCCCACTTTCAGACTACGAGAAGAAAGGCCTCGAAGCTCTTCTACCTGAGCTGAAATCCTCCATTGAGAAAGGAATCAAGTTTGCCAACTCAAATTAA
- the LOC104090177 gene encoding transcription factor GTE4-like, whose product MTSDAKGLNFRERLRWGDGTKVYTRKKRRIQKKDNSNNDVSPATTAAAAVEAATAVTVAVSDTNVFHEKSNLYENNIVSQPISQTLEADGHGSCGGAAVSDGGDGGATMEVNREVAPEGSCGGLPNHEEGSRHREDLEVANRLVKPVISRLEDRVRISLTGARSEIEIRDLRRTLERELDHVRSFAKKLEAKEFQLTSRNSGNNGSVVAVPGDAVVSHSYPQYMGSDNLINGRSLVRVHSEVGSVGHIQPRPFRPPRLAVVVNNHAVGEFVEKEKRTPKANPYYKNSEFLLGKDRLPSESNKKLKTNGSGSVSKYGFAFGFGTFDKHRKQLFRSCSDLLQRLMKHKHGWVFNEPVNVEALGLHDYHDIIKHPMDLGTIKNRLSQNWYKSPKEFAEDIRLVFSNAMTYNPKGQDVHVMAEQLSQIFEERWAAIEAKYNPGWRYQMYHDAGLPTPTSRRAHLPHPFVHEPVPYHTLTHSPRARTLERSGSITGAADANKKPFIFSHVGRTPVPKKPKAKDPNKRDMTYEEKQKLSTNLENLPSEKLDAIVQIIKKRSTALNQNNDEIEVDIDSVDAETLWELDRFVTNYKKSLSKNKRKAELALQARARAAQSAPAASSGPMVADALKESRPGEMHTSAPSTNAEGGRPVDNASSSSSSSSSSSDSGSSSSDSDSDSSSTYGSDAGH is encoded by the exons ATGACTTCAGATGCTAAAGGTTTGAATTTTAGAGAGAGGCTTCGTTGGGGCGAcggtaccaaagtttatacccgaAAAAAACGTAGGATCCAAAAGAAGGATAATAGTAACAACGACGTTTCTCCGGCGACCACCGCCGCCGCCGCTGTAGAAGCAGCCACAGCCGTAACCGTAGCCGTATCGGACACCAATGTATTCCATGAAAAGAGCAACCTTTACGAAAATAATATTGTTTCGCAGCCAATTTCACAAACCCTAGAGGCAGATGGGCACGGTAGCTGTGGAGGAGCGGCAGTTTCAGATGGAGGAGACGGTGGCGCTACGATGGAGGTTAACCGGGAGGTAGCCCCGGAAGGCAGTTGTGGTGGTCTGCCTAATCATGAAGAAGGATCACGACATAGAGAGGATCTTGAGGTGGCTAATAGGTTGGTTAAACCGGTAATTTCTAGACTTGAAGATAGGGTTAGGATTAGTTTAACTGGGGCAAGGTCGGAAATTGAGATTAGAGATCTTAGAAGGACGCTAGAGAGGGAGCTCGATCATGTTAGGAGTTTTGCGAAGAAACTTGAAGCTAAGGAGTTTCAGCTGACTTCGCGTAACAGTGGTAACAATGGTAGTGTTGTTGCTGTTCCTGGTGATGCCGTTGTCTCCCATAGTTATCCCCAATATATGGGTAGTGACAATTTGATCAACGGTAGGTCTTTAGTGCGAGTGCATTCAGAGGTGGGTTCGGTGGGGCATATTCAACCAAGACCATTCCGTCCACCTCGTCTTGCAGTTGTTGTAAACAACCACGCTGTTGGTGAATTTGTGGAGAAGGAGAAGAGGACCCCGAAGGCTAATCCGTATTACAAGAATTCCGAGTTCCTTCTCGGAAAGGACAGACTACCTTCCGAAAGCAATAAAAAATTGAAGACCAACGGGAGTGGGAGTGTATCAAAGTACGGATTTGCATTTGGGTTTGGAACCTTTGATAAGCATAGAAAACAATTGTTTCGAAGTTGTAGTGACCTGCTTCAGAGGTTAATGAAACATAAGCATGGTTGGGTGTTCAATGAGCCGGTAAATGTAGAGGCTCTTGGGCTTCATGATTAtcatgatataattaagcatccTATGGATTTAGGCACTATTAAGAATAGGCTATCCCAGAATTGGTACAAGTCTCCAAAGGAATTCGCAGAGGATATAAGACTTGTCTTTAGCAATGCCATGACTTATAACCCTAAAGGGCAGGATGTTCATGTAATGGCTGAACAGTTGTCACAGATTTTTGAAGAGAGGTGGGCTGCTATAGAGGCCAAGTATAATCCAGGGTGGAGGTATCAAATGTATCATGATGCAGGCTTGCCCACTCCCACTTCAAGGAGGGCCCATCTTCCTCATCCTTTTGTCCATGAACCTGTGCCTTATCATACACTTACACATTCTCCTCGAGCAAGGACTTTAGAAAGGTCTGGGTCAATTACTGGGGCAGCTGATGCGAATAAGAAGCCCTTCATTTTCTCTCATGTTGGTAGGACACCAGTTCCCAAGAAACCTAAAGCAAAGGATCCCAATAAGAGGGACATGACGTATGAAGAAAAGCAGAAACTTAGTACAAATCTTGAGAATTTACCTTCAGAAAAGCTTGATGCAATTGTTCAGATCATTAAGAAGAGGAGCACAGCACTTAATCAGAATAATGATGAGATTGAAGTAGACATAGACAGTGTTGATGCAGAAACTCTATGGGAGCTGGATAGGTTTGTGACAAATTACAAAAAGAGTCTGAGCAAGAATAAGAGGAAAGCTGAACTTGCTCTTCAAGCCAGAGCAAGAGCTGCTCAAAGTGCTCCCGCTGCA AGTTCCGGCCCAATGGTTGCTGATGCACTAAAAGAAAGCAGACCTG GTGAAATGCATACTAGTGCTCCTTCTACCAATGCAGAAGGTGGGAGACCAGTGGATAATGCAAGCAGTTCCAGCAGCTCAAGCAGTTCTAGCAGTGATTCAGGATCATCCTCCAGTG ATTCAGATAGCGATAGTTCATCTACATATGGATCGGATGCAGGGCATTGA